Proteins encoded within one genomic window of Nitrospirota bacterium:
- a CDS encoding bi-domain-containing oxidoreductase — MKQVLMRGGEVFVEDVPAPVAAPGFVVVKTAFSAISAGTELTGIKHGATPLWERALREPEKIKQAVGMAAQIGIKNTYSLIMDKLNSGNPAGYSLSGTVIETGQGVNEFTVGDRVACGGNKYAYHSEAITAPQNLVVKIPDGLGMPQASTATIGAIALQGVRRAAPTIGEVFCVIGLGILGQLTAQILKANGCVVIGTDVDPQRTALAMTLGMQYALEPEHGAAAGVDAIKRLSNGPGVDGVIITASSVSDSIISTAFKMCRKKGRVVLVGDVGLNLNRGDFYEKELDFFISASYGPGRYDGMYEEKGLDYPIGYVRWTENRNMSEFLRLVAAGLITLDPLISATFPLNEAKHAYEELKRPESKPLIILLSYPQTDTLAVSRVVFNHSAKPMKGNRIQIAIAGCSKFARAVHLPNLRELKNLYHLRAIMNRTGLVAKNSAKQFGAEYSTTDYNALLKDETIDSVLIATTHNLHAKMAYDALCAGKHVFVEKPLALTREELSRFTDFYQTDSQLSPKPILMVGFNRRFSPHIQKIKKLTEKRTSPLIITYRINGGFVAPDNWIQTPEGGGRNLGEACHIYDIFTFLTNSPVKTIEAMSVSPLAGYYMRNDNFTAVMRFEDGSLCTLTYTSMGSSDYPKERMEVFFDGKTVLLDDYKSTQIYGTPSAVLKTKTAEKGHKEELTAFAKAFSTADTVWPIEFWQLLQATDIALRVEELIT, encoded by the coding sequence GTGAAACAGGTACTGATGCGAGGCGGTGAGGTGTTTGTTGAAGATGTGCCGGCACCTGTGGCAGCCCCCGGCTTTGTAGTTGTAAAAACAGCTTTTTCGGCAATTTCAGCAGGGACAGAGTTAACCGGCATCAAACACGGAGCAACTCCACTGTGGGAGCGTGCGCTAAGAGAGCCGGAAAAAATAAAGCAGGCTGTCGGTATGGCAGCCCAAATAGGCATAAAAAACACATACTCTTTGATTATGGATAAACTCAACAGCGGAAACCCTGCCGGATACTCTCTTTCCGGTACGGTTATAGAAACTGGTCAGGGTGTAAATGAGTTTACTGTTGGAGACAGAGTGGCCTGTGGCGGAAACAAGTATGCGTATCACAGTGAGGCCATAACAGCTCCTCAAAATCTCGTTGTAAAAATTCCTGACGGCTTAGGAATGCCACAAGCATCAACAGCAACAATTGGAGCAATTGCACTTCAGGGAGTTCGCAGGGCAGCGCCCACAATTGGAGAGGTATTTTGTGTCATAGGGCTTGGCATACTTGGACAGTTGACAGCTCAAATTTTAAAAGCAAACGGCTGTGTGGTTATCGGTACTGATGTTGACCCTCAAAGGACAGCTCTTGCCATGACCCTTGGAATGCAGTACGCTTTAGAGCCTGAACACGGAGCAGCTGCCGGTGTGGATGCGATAAAGCGCCTAAGTAACGGGCCTGGCGTTGACGGAGTTATAATTACGGCCTCATCTGTCTCTGATAGTATAATTTCAACCGCGTTTAAGATGTGCAGAAAAAAGGGACGCGTTGTGCTTGTAGGAGACGTGGGGCTTAATCTTAACAGGGGGGATTTTTACGAAAAAGAGCTGGATTTTTTTATCTCGGCCTCCTATGGACCGGGCAGATATGACGGCATGTATGAGGAAAAGGGACTTGATTATCCGATAGGGTATGTCAGGTGGACTGAAAACCGGAATATGTCAGAGTTTCTGCGCCTTGTTGCCGCAGGCCTTATAACGCTTGATCCGCTTATATCTGCAACATTTCCGCTTAATGAGGCAAAACACGCTTATGAGGAATTAAAAAGGCCGGAGAGTAAACCGCTTATTATTCTTTTATCATATCCTCAAACCGATACTCTTGCAGTAAGCCGGGTGGTATTTAACCATTCAGCAAAACCTATGAAAGGTAACCGGATACAAATAGCCATTGCCGGATGCAGTAAATTTGCACGTGCCGTACATTTGCCTAATTTGAGGGAGTTAAAAAACCTTTATCACTTACGAGCAATTATGAACAGAACCGGTCTTGTTGCAAAAAACTCGGCAAAACAATTCGGAGCAGAGTACTCAACGACAGATTACAATGCGCTTCTAAAAGACGAAACCATAGATTCAGTTTTAATTGCAACAACGCACAATCTTCATGCTAAAATGGCTTATGATGCGCTTTGTGCCGGAAAGCACGTTTTTGTGGAAAAACCTCTTGCTCTGACAAGGGAGGAACTATCGCGTTTTACCGATTTCTATCAAACAGATTCTCAGTTATCGCCTAAACCCATACTTATGGTTGGTTTTAACAGGCGGTTTTCTCCCCACATTCAAAAAATTAAAAAGCTGACAGAGAAGCGTACCAGTCCTTTGATAATAACCTACCGGATAAATGGCGGATTCGTTGCCCCGGATAATTGGATACAAACCCCGGAGGGTGGAGGACGAAACCTCGGGGAGGCCTGCCACATTTATGATATCTTCACATTTCTAACCAACTCACCTGTAAAAACCATAGAGGCAATGTCTGTCTCCCCGCTTGCCGGATATTATATGAGAAATGATAATTTTACAGCCGTTATGAGGTTTGAGGATGGCTCTCTTTGTACACTAACTTATACGTCTATGGGCAGCAGTGACTATCCCAAGGAGCGTATGGAGGTGTTTTTTGATGGTAAGACGGTTTTATTAGACGATTATAAAAGCACACAGATATATGGGACTCCCTCTGCGGTGTTAAAAACAAAAACAGCAGAAAAAGGCCACAAAGAGGAACTGACAGCCTTTGCTAAGGCTTTTTCAACTGCTGATACTGTTTGGCCAATTGAGTTTTGGCAACTCTTGCAGGCAACCGATATAGCACTGAGAGTTGAGGAGCTTATCACCTGA
- a CDS encoding citramalate synthase produces the protein MDAVEIYDTTLRDGAQSEDVSFSVEDKLRITVALDEFGIPFIEGGWPGSNPRDVDYFKEVRKLKLKTARIAAFGSTHRHGHPVYKDTNIKHLLEAETPVVTIVGKTWDLHVTEALKITFDDNLKLIHDSITYLKKHGKTVFFDAEHFYQGYLCNSEYSLKCIKAAEDAGADCIVLCETNGGCLPDDIRLITRDVRAKTAVKLGIHAHNDSDCAVANTLEAVLANVKQVQGTINGIGERCGNANLCSIIPNLQLKRKIRCIDDNKLKKLREISRFVTEIANQSHVKRQPFVGDSAFAHKGGIHVSAIRACSSTYEHISPESVGNTQRILVSDLAGKSTIMRKAEEFGLKIDDEASGLLHKLKTLENQGFQFEAAEASFEIMIKKMTGHYAEAFELLGFRVIVEKWGRDKDCLCEATVKLRLPAKANEDGTIVHTVSEGNGPVNALDKALRKALDKHYPELKSVKLLDYKVRVLQSGLGTATGVRVLIESGDDATKWSTVGVSENVIEASWQALLDSIEYKLLRESK, from the coding sequence ATGGATGCAGTAGAAATTTATGACACAACGCTCAGGGACGGTGCTCAGTCTGAGGACGTGTCGTTTTCTGTGGAGGATAAGTTACGGATAACCGTGGCACTTGACGAATTTGGGATTCCCTTTATCGAGGGAGGATGGCCAGGCTCCAATCCCCGTGATGTTGACTATTTTAAAGAGGTAAGAAAGCTTAAACTAAAAACTGCACGCATAGCGGCATTTGGCAGCACTCACAGACACGGACACCCGGTCTATAAGGATACTAACATTAAACATCTCCTTGAGGCTGAAACACCGGTTGTTACAATTGTTGGGAAAACGTGGGATTTACATGTTACGGAGGCGCTTAAAATCACATTTGATGACAACCTGAAACTAATCCACGACTCGATAACGTATCTTAAAAAGCACGGGAAAACCGTATTTTTTGACGCTGAGCACTTTTATCAGGGTTATTTGTGTAATTCCGAATACTCGCTTAAGTGTATCAAAGCTGCTGAGGATGCCGGAGCCGACTGTATAGTGCTTTGTGAAACAAACGGCGGCTGTCTGCCTGACGATATACGGCTGATTACACGGGATGTCAGAGCAAAAACCGCTGTAAAACTTGGCATTCATGCCCATAACGACTCCGACTGTGCAGTTGCTAACACGTTAGAGGCAGTTTTGGCTAACGTAAAGCAGGTTCAGGGCACAATTAACGGTATTGGGGAAAGATGCGGAAACGCCAATCTGTGCTCAATCATACCAAACCTGCAACTTAAACGTAAGATTCGTTGTATTGATGACAATAAGCTGAAAAAACTACGAGAGATTTCCCGTTTTGTTACTGAGATAGCTAATCAAAGCCACGTAAAGAGGCAGCCGTTTGTTGGCGACAGTGCTTTTGCCCATAAAGGGGGAATACACGTAAGCGCTATCAGGGCGTGTTCCAGCACCTATGAGCATATAAGTCCTGAGTCAGTAGGAAATACTCAGCGGATACTGGTTTCAGATTTGGCCGGAAAAAGCACAATTATGCGGAAAGCCGAGGAGTTTGGCTTAAAAATAGATGATGAGGCATCAGGGCTTTTGCACAAGCTTAAGACTCTGGAAAACCAGGGGTTCCAGTTTGAAGCTGCCGAGGCATCTTTTGAAATTATGATTAAAAAAATGACTGGCCACTATGCTGAGGCGTTTGAACTTTTAGGATTCAGAGTGATAGTGGAAAAGTGGGGACGGGACAAGGACTGCCTGTGCGAGGCAACGGTCAAACTCAGGCTACCAGCCAAAGCCAATGAAGATGGTACGATTGTTCACACCGTGTCAGAGGGAAACGGTCCTGTAAATGCTCTTGACAAGGCGTTAAGAAAAGCGCTTGATAAGCACTATCCTGAGCTGAAGTCCGTCAAGTTGCTTGACTACAAGGTAAGGGTGCTTCAGTCCGGATTGGGGACTGCTACCGGCGTGCGGGTGTTGATTGAATCCGGCGATGACGCCACGAAATGGAGCACGGTTGGCGTTAGTGAAAATGTAATTGAGGCCTCATGGCAGGCGCTTCTTGATAGTATTGAGTATAAACTGCTACGTGAAAGCAAATAA